Proteins encoded by one window of Sediminicoccus rosea:
- a CDS encoding DUF4189 domain-containing protein: protein MGLLLMLGGQALAQTGNPTHDALQARSDAERRQALHQAVRSQGDQCNSVILAFHAGMDGQRNAFWDFRCADGAQYRARLPSERFAAVAFLRCGAAAPQPHHGGPCFQAVTGQAAQVAASGAGNEASCRAACGRQPAAGQNQCVQRCLSGQGIEVGQQAAASLPPGTRFGAMYMTDQPVAAYGFANGNTDRLAVNMAAVRICQTLAGQVPCKFHGELVNQCGAIAMAISRHPRALAMTADLSTQVLNLATTGRGATREAAEADAMQACRRAEGPGVQCRIVAGGC from the coding sequence GTGGGCCTGCTGCTGATGCTGGGCGGGCAGGCCCTTGCCCAGACCGGCAACCCCACGCATGACGCGCTGCAGGCGCGCTCGGACGCCGAGCGGCGCCAGGCGCTGCACCAGGCGGTGCGCAGCCAGGGCGACCAGTGCAACAGCGTGATCCTTGCCTTCCATGCAGGGATGGACGGGCAGCGCAACGCCTTCTGGGATTTCCGCTGCGCCGATGGCGCCCAGTACCGCGCGCGCCTGCCTTCCGAACGCTTCGCGGCCGTCGCCTTCCTGCGCTGCGGCGCGGCGGCGCCACAGCCGCATCACGGCGGCCCCTGCTTCCAGGCGGTGACCGGGCAGGCGGCGCAGGTCGCGGCCTCGGGCGCTGGCAATGAGGCCTCCTGCCGGGCCGCCTGCGGGCGGCAGCCGGCGGCGGGGCAGAACCAGTGCGTGCAGCGCTGCCTCTCCGGCCAGGGCATCGAGGTCGGCCAGCAGGCCGCCGCCTCCCTGCCGCCCGGCACGCGCTTCGGCGCCATGTACATGACCGACCAGCCCGTCGCCGCCTATGGCTTCGCCAATGGCAACACGGACCGGCTGGCGGTGAACATGGCCGCGGTTCGCATCTGCCAGACGCTGGCCGGCCAGGTGCCCTGCAAGTTCCACGGCGAGCTGGTGAACCAGTGCGGCGCCATCGCCATGGCGATCAGCCGCCATCCCCGCGCCCTGGCCATGACGGCCGATCTTTCCACCCAGGTGCTCAACCTGGCCACCACCGGGCGTGGAGCCACGCGCGAGGCGGCGGAGGCCGATGCCATGCAGGCCTGCCGCCGGGCCGAGGGGCCGGGCGTCCAGTGCCGCATCGTGGCCGGGGGGTGCTGA
- a CDS encoding TRAP transporter substrate-binding protein: MNRRLILGTAAMAAPAALATPALAQANPEIRWRCQSSFPRNLDVLFGTAERVANRVAALTENRFRIQVFPAGEIVPGLQVLDAVQAGTIDCGHTAAYWYIGKEPGFAFFTAIPFGLNTRQMTAWLRHGGGNALGDALFAEYNIVGLPAGDTGAQMGGWFRQEIRTQQDVQGLKFRISGLAGQVFQRMGASPTLVAPADIYPALERGTIDATEFVGPHDDERLGFFRVARFYYAPGFFEPSARLHFMSNKRQFDALPQQYKDALAIACAEADSEMVSRYDHLNPIALRRLVAQGTQLRFYSREILQLAWRSNEALMADLAGQNARFKTIWDSYRPYRSELFQWFRVAENSYDNFAFAAAAG, encoded by the coding sequence ATGAATCGTCGTCTCATTCTCGGCACGGCCGCGATGGCCGCGCCCGCCGCGCTGGCCACCCCCGCGCTGGCCCAGGCCAATCCCGAGATCCGCTGGCGCTGCCAGTCCAGCTTCCCGCGCAACCTCGATGTGCTGTTCGGCACGGCGGAGCGCGTCGCCAACCGCGTGGCCGCGCTGACCGAGAACCGGTTCCGCATCCAGGTCTTCCCGGCCGGCGAAATCGTCCCCGGCCTGCAGGTGCTGGACGCGGTGCAGGCCGGCACCATCGATTGCGGCCACACCGCCGCCTATTGGTACATCGGCAAGGAGCCGGGCTTCGCCTTCTTCACGGCCATCCCCTTCGGCCTGAACACCCGGCAGATGACGGCCTGGCTGCGCCATGGCGGCGGCAATGCGCTCGGGGACGCCCTCTTCGCCGAATACAACATCGTGGGCCTGCCCGCCGGCGACACGGGTGCCCAGATGGGCGGCTGGTTCCGTCAGGAAATCCGCACCCAGCAGGATGTGCAGGGCCTGAAGTTCCGCATTTCCGGCCTCGCCGGCCAGGTCTTCCAGCGCATGGGCGCGAGCCCGACCCTGGTTGCCCCGGCCGACATCTACCCGGCGCTGGAGCGCGGCACGATCGACGCGACGGAATTCGTCGGCCCGCATGACGATGAGCGCCTGGGCTTCTTCCGCGTGGCGCGCTTCTACTACGCGCCCGGCTTCTTCGAGCCCTCCGCCCGCCTGCACTTCATGAGCAACAAGCGCCAGTTCGACGCGCTGCCGCAGCAGTACAAGGACGCGCTCGCCATCGCCTGCGCCGAGGCGGACAGCGAGATGGTCAGCCGCTATGACCACCTGAACCCGATCGCGCTGCGCCGCCTCGTCGCGCAGGGCACGCAGCTGCGCTTCTACTCGCGCGAGATCCTGCAGCTCGCCTGGCGCTCGAACGAGGCGCTGATGGCCGACCTGGCCGGCCAGAACGCCCGCTTCAAGACGATCTGGGACAGCTACCGCCCCTATCGCTCGGAGCTGTTCCAGTGGTTCCGCGTGGCCGAGAACAGCTACGACAACTTCGCCTTCGCCGCGGCGGCGGGCTGA
- a CDS encoding NUDIX hydrolase: MSNFVRRIPEGEDRERLICGDCGYIAYENPKIVVGSVVSEGGRVLLCRRAIEPRRGFWTLPAGYMELGETTEEGAKREAWEEARARLELDGLLAIYSIARIGQVQIIYRAHLAEPGFAPGPESLDVRFFAWEEIPWDELAFPSVHWSLKAWKAGGPGIAGNPPQDPRGVAGL; the protein is encoded by the coding sequence ATGAGCAATTTCGTCCGCCGCATCCCCGAGGGCGAGGACCGTGAGCGCCTCATCTGTGGCGATTGCGGCTACATCGCCTACGAGAACCCGAAGATCGTGGTGGGCAGCGTGGTGTCGGAGGGGGGGCGCGTCCTGCTCTGCCGCCGCGCCATCGAGCCCCGCCGCGGCTTCTGGACCTTGCCCGCCGGCTATATGGAACTCGGCGAGACCACCGAGGAAGGGGCGAAGCGCGAGGCCTGGGAAGAGGCCCGCGCGCGGCTTGAACTGGATGGCCTGCTGGCCATCTATTCCATTGCGCGAATCGGACAGGTCCAGATCATCTACAGGGCCCATCTGGCCGAACCGGGCTTCGCACCCGGTCCCGAAAGCCTGGATGTGCGATTTTTCGCCTGGGAGGAGATCCCGTGGGACGAGTTGGCCTTCCCCTCCGTGCATTGGTCCCTGAAGGCCTGGAAGGCGGGCGGCCCCGGCATCGCCGGCAATCCGCCGCAGGATCCGCGTGGCGTGGCCGGGCTCTAG
- a CDS encoding ankyrin repeat domain-containing protein, with translation MTRYPVLLLAGAMLLPALPATAQGMLGSSRTTAPPAAAAPREPPPALPGVAARRGVAPIPAETPPSAMNPNDALFDGINRGDIATVRDAVARGADVNARNALGLTAVDSAIDQGRPEIMFYVLSVRGTAGYAPPPPDTIPLRGPPVRTRTPPPTREAREAPVQAANATPRLPQLWQANGGAPQPSIGFLGFDAGTPAGARPPHAERRGR, from the coding sequence ATGACACGCTATCCTGTCCTGCTCCTCGCGGGCGCCATGCTGCTGCCGGCCCTGCCTGCCACGGCCCAGGGCATGCTCGGCTCCAGCCGCACCACCGCGCCGCCGGCGGCGGCCGCGCCGCGCGAGCCGCCGCCCGCCCTGCCCGGCGTGGCCGCCCGGCGTGGCGTGGCCCCCATCCCGGCCGAGACCCCGCCTTCCGCGATGAACCCCAATGACGCGCTGTTCGACGGCATCAACCGTGGCGACATCGCCACGGTGCGCGATGCCGTGGCGCGCGGCGCCGATGTGAACGCGCGGAACGCGCTGGGCCTGACGGCCGTGGACTCCGCCATCGACCAGGGCCGGCCGGAGATCATGTTCTACGTGCTCTCGGTGCGCGGCACGGCCGGCTACGCGCCGCCCCCGCCCGACACCATCCCGCTGCGCGGCCCGCCGGTCCGTACCCGCACCCCGCCGCCGACCCGTGAAGCGCGCGAGGCACCGGTCCAGGCGGCGAACGCGACGCCGCGCCTGCCGCAGCTCTGGCAGGCCAATGGCGGCGCACCGCAGCCCTCGATCGGGTTCCTCGGCTTCGATGCTGGCACGCCGGCCGGCGCGCGGCCGCCCCATGCGGAGCGGCGCGGGCGGTAA
- a CDS encoding glutathione S-transferase family protein, with protein MYTLISATPSPYARKVRIALIEKGIPFTLQTEVPWHGTTATPAYNPLEKLPVLVQPDGTGIYESRFILEWLEVKHPTPRLLPDDAEQILAARQVEVIADGVCDAVVLLFFERLRQEPSAEWIARQRRKVEGGVRALAERAGDGFLVGGRFGLADIAAGTALRYLAVRFPEFDWAGQYPSLAAMSARLEARPSFAATVPVPQTITEKVV; from the coding sequence ATGTACACGCTGATCAGCGCCACCCCCTCGCCCTATGCCCGCAAGGTGCGCATCGCGCTGATCGAGAAGGGCATTCCCTTCACGCTCCAGACCGAGGTGCCCTGGCACGGCACCACCGCGACGCCGGCCTACAACCCGTTGGAAAAACTGCCCGTGCTGGTGCAGCCCGACGGCACCGGCATCTATGAGAGCCGCTTCATCCTGGAATGGCTGGAGGTGAAGCACCCCACGCCGCGACTGCTGCCCGATGATGCCGAGCAGATCCTCGCCGCGCGCCAGGTCGAGGTCATCGCCGATGGTGTCTGTGACGCCGTGGTGCTGCTCTTCTTCGAGCGGCTGCGCCAGGAGCCGAGTGCGGAATGGATCGCGCGCCAGCGCCGCAAGGTGGAGGGTGGCGTGCGCGCCCTGGCCGAGCGCGCGGGCGATGGCTTCCTCGTGGGCGGCCGCTTCGGCCTGGCCGACATCGCGGCCGGCACGGCGCTGCGCTACCTCGCTGTGCGCTTTCCGGAATTCGACTGGGCCGGCCAATACCCCAGCCTCGCGGCGATGAGCGCGCGGCTGGAGGCGCGCCCGTCTTTCGCGGCGACCGTGCCGGTGCCGCAGACCATCACCGAGAAGGTGGTCTAG
- a CDS encoding Bug family tripartite tricarboxylate transporter substrate binding protein, with protein MSNITRRALLGTGAAVALASPALAFPDRTIRIISGFPPGGLNDVVSRAMAQALTPILGVSVVVENRVGAGGSVGGTAAARSAPDGHTLWMGIVDTQAILPTAMRALQYDPDRDFAPISFVANVPFAFISGPSQPNIRDFRALMAAGKARPGVISFASWGVASTSHLAMERVLRQQQVEMLHVPFTGQAPGMQAIIASQVDCMALPAGGAEGAWRAGQLRVLAVAAKQRVPLYPDAPTILELGGTLDAGLWKAIYAPARTPAPVITRLNQAVHEAMRQPQFIEVLRLQGAVPEPSTPEALAELQRRERAAWGEVVQATGAYLN; from the coding sequence ATGTCGAACATCACCCGCCGCGCCCTGCTCGGCACCGGCGCCGCCGTGGCCCTGGCCAGCCCCGCCCTGGCCTTCCCGGATCGCACGATCCGCATCATCTCGGGCTTCCCGCCCGGCGGCCTGAATGACGTGGTGAGCCGCGCCATGGCGCAGGCGCTGACGCCCATCCTCGGCGTTTCCGTCGTCGTCGAGAACCGCGTCGGCGCGGGCGGCAGCGTGGGCGGCACGGCCGCCGCGCGTTCCGCGCCCGATGGCCACACGCTCTGGATGGGCATTGTGGACACCCAGGCCATCCTGCCGACGGCGATGCGCGCCCTGCAATACGACCCGGACCGCGATTTCGCGCCGATCAGCTTCGTCGCGAACGTGCCCTTCGCCTTCATCAGCGGCCCCTCGCAGCCCAATATCCGCGACTTCCGCGCGCTGATGGCGGCCGGCAAGGCACGCCCGGGCGTGATCAGCTTCGCCAGCTGGGGCGTCGCCTCCACCTCGCACCTCGCGATGGAGCGCGTGCTGCGCCAGCAGCAGGTGGAGATGCTGCATGTGCCCTTCACCGGCCAGGCGCCGGGCATGCAGGCGATCATCGCGAGCCAGGTGGATTGCATGGCGCTGCCGGCTGGCGGCGCCGAGGGCGCCTGGCGCGCCGGGCAGCTCCGCGTGCTGGCGGTCGCCGCCAAGCAGCGCGTGCCGCTCTACCCCGATGCGCCGACCATCCTTGAACTCGGCGGCACGCTGGATGCGGGGCTGTGGAAGGCGATCTACGCGCCGGCCCGCACGCCCGCGCCGGTCATCACCCGCCTGAACCAGGCGGTGCACGAGGCGATGCGCCAGCCGCAATTCATCGAGGTGCTGCGCCTGCAGGGCGCCGTGCCCGAGCCCTCGACGCCCGAGGCGCTGGCCGAGCTGCAGCGCCGCGAGCGTGCCGCCTGGGGCGAGGTGGTGCAGGCCACCGGCGCCTATCTGAACTGA
- a CDS encoding Rieske (2Fe-2S) protein: MSDAADWRVLCRVEDIPDGEARGFPAPPGGFTGLFAIRRGARVLVYVNSCPHIGLPLEPVPDRFLDRKREMIVCAAHGARFRIEDGECVSGPCMGDVLEAVEVRLVEGEVRVPPDAGI; the protein is encoded by the coding sequence ATGAGTGACGCGGCTGATTGGCGCGTCCTCTGCCGCGTCGAGGACATCCCGGATGGCGAGGCGCGCGGCTTTCCCGCGCCACCCGGCGGCTTCACCGGCCTCTTCGCCATCCGCCGCGGGGCGCGCGTGCTGGTCTATGTGAATTCCTGCCCGCATATCGGCCTGCCGCTGGAGCCCGTGCCTGACCGATTTCTGGATCGCAAGCGGGAGATGATCGTCTGCGCCGCGCATGGCGCACGCTTCCGCATCGAGGATGGCGAATGCGTTTCCGGCCCCTGCATGGGCGATGTGCTGGAGGCGGTGGAGGTGCGGCTGGTCGAGGGCGAGGTGCGCGTCCCGCCGGATGCAGGGATCTAG
- a CDS encoding HXXEE domain-containing protein: MMRALRDHWLIGALTGAPLLLALAPVQQTVMPPWLLWVFLAQPLYMMHQLEEHVGDRFRHFVNARLAGGAEALTPAAVAVINIGGVWMVNALALLLAATHHPGWGLAAAYLMVVNAATHVAAAVKLKLYNPGLVTAVLLFLPAGLVTLILVSGQPGVGVVEHLGALLFILALHAIIVLHVTRRSA; this comes from the coding sequence ATGATGCGGGCATTGCGCGACCACTGGCTGATCGGCGCGCTGACCGGCGCGCCCCTGCTGCTGGCGCTGGCGCCGGTGCAGCAGACGGTGATGCCGCCCTGGCTGCTCTGGGTCTTTCTCGCGCAGCCACTCTACATGATGCACCAGCTGGAAGAGCATGTGGGCGACCGCTTCCGCCACTTCGTGAATGCGCGCCTGGCCGGTGGCGCCGAGGCGCTGACGCCGGCCGCCGTCGCCGTCATCAACATCGGCGGCGTCTGGATGGTGAACGCGCTGGCGCTACTGCTGGCGGCCACGCATCACCCCGGCTGGGGGCTGGCCGCCGCCTATCTCATGGTGGTGAACGCGGCCACCCATGTGGCGGCAGCGGTGAAGCTGAAGCTCTACAATCCGGGGCTGGTCACGGCCGTTCTGCTCTTCCTGCCGGCGGGCCTCGTCACCCTCATCCTCGTCTCCGGCCAGCCGGGCGTGGGTGTGGTGGAGCACCTGGGCGCGCTGCTCTTCATCCTCGCGCTGCACGCCATCATCGTGCTGCATGTCACGCGGCGCTCGGCATGA
- a CDS encoding EVE domain-containing protein, which yields MAKPPPKAKPHPPTFLVKSEPDVFGWDQQVANGVEPWTGVRNAQAANVLRAMQVGDRVFFYHSNIGKEVVGIVEVVRTAYPDPTDETGRWVCVDVKTVSKLPQPVPLAAIKAEPRLEGIGLIRQSRLSVMPIAPEHAAVILEMAGA from the coding sequence ATGGCCAAGCCCCCGCCGAAAGCCAAGCCCCACCCGCCCACCTTCCTCGTGAAGTCCGAGCCCGATGTCTTCGGCTGGGACCAGCAGGTGGCCAATGGCGTCGAACCCTGGACGGGCGTGCGCAACGCCCAGGCCGCCAATGTCCTGCGCGCGATGCAGGTTGGGGACCGCGTCTTCTTCTACCACTCCAACATCGGCAAGGAGGTGGTGGGGATCGTCGAAGTCGTCCGGACCGCCTATCCCGACCCGACGGATGAGACGGGCCGTTGGGTCTGCGTGGATGTGAAGACCGTCTCCAAGCTGCCGCAGCCTGTGCCGCTCGCCGCCATCAAGGCCGAGCCGCGGCTGGAGGGCATCGGCCTGATCCGCCAGTCGCGCCTTTCGGTCATGCCGATCGCGCCCGAGCATGCGGCGGTGATCCTGGAGATGGCCGGCGCATGA
- a CDS encoding heme ABC transporter permease: protein MENAAPNPRSSGSLHRFANPGRFLRLTESWLPWLSGAALVVLGIGIVWGLWLAPRDWQQGETVRIMFVHVPMAWLAMGGYMGLAILSIMSLIWRHPLADLTARELSPIGAAVTALCLLTGSLWGKPMWGTWWVWDARLTSVLVLFFLWLGHAALVRAFDDPERGARMGAILALVGVVNVPIVKFSVDWWNTLHQPASVTRLDAPGMHVDILYPLLWCTLGFTLAFMAVTLAATRAAVMERRVRALQMAAARRADASPGQMRSVEA, encoded by the coding sequence GTGGAAAACGCTGCTCCAAACCCGCGGTCTTCAGGCTCGCTGCATCGCTTCGCCAATCCGGGCCGCTTCCTGCGGCTGACCGAGAGCTGGCTGCCCTGGCTTTCGGGTGCGGCGCTGGTCGTGCTCGGCATCGGGATCGTCTGGGGTCTCTGGCTCGCGCCGCGCGACTGGCAGCAGGGCGAGACCGTGCGGATCATGTTCGTCCATGTGCCGATGGCCTGGCTGGCCATGGGGGGATACATGGGCCTCGCCATCCTCTCCATCATGTCGCTGATCTGGCGCCACCCGCTGGCCGACCTCACGGCGCGGGAGCTTTCGCCGATCGGCGCCGCCGTCACCGCGCTCTGCCTGCTCACCGGCAGCCTCTGGGGCAAGCCGATGTGGGGCACCTGGTGGGTCTGGGATGCGCGGCTGACGTCGGTGCTGGTGCTGTTCTTCCTCTGGCTCGGCCATGCCGCGCTGGTGCGCGCCTTCGACGACCCGGAGCGCGGCGCGCGCATGGGCGCGATCCTCGCGCTCGTCGGCGTGGTGAACGTGCCCATCGTCAAGTTCAGCGTGGATTGGTGGAACACGCTGCACCAGCCGGCTTCGGTGACGCGGCTCGACGCGCCGGGCATGCATGTGGACATCCTCTACCCGCTGCTCTGGTGCACGCTCGGCTTCACGCTGGCCTTCATGGCGGTCACGCTGGCCGCGACGCGCGCCGCCGTGATGGAGCGTCGCGTCCGCGCCCTGCAGATGGCCGCCGCGCGGCGCGCGGATGCGAGCCCGGGCCAGATGCGGAGTGTGGAGGCATGA
- the ccmD gene encoding heme exporter protein CcmD, producing MTLSTHWLHVIASWAAVLGVFAALALSALGRHRAAKRQLAQLERQK from the coding sequence ATGACCCTCTCCACACACTGGCTGCACGTCATCGCGAGCTGGGCCGCCGTTCTGGGCGTCTTCGCCGCGCTCGCCCTCTCCGCACTCGGTCGCCATCGCGCGGCGAAGCGGCAACTCGCCCAGCTGGAACGGCAAAAATGA
- a CDS encoding heme lyase CcmF/NrfE family subunit — protein sequence MIPELGHFALILAAMLAIAQSILPLWGAQRGDVRLMGSAAPLAVAGLIAITISFAALIWAYVTNDMTVVNVVANSHSAKPMLFKVTGVWGNHEGSLILWVMVLAGCSAAVAAFGGALPSALQARVQAVMGMILLGFLAFIIFTSNPFERIWPPPPDGQGLNPLLQDIGLAIHPPLLYIGYVGYAVTFAFAVAALIEGRVDAAWGRWVRPWSLAAWSFLTMGISIGSWWAYYELGWGGYWFWDPVENASLLPWLAGTALLHSAIVVEKREALKIWTVLLALLAFALSLLGTFLVRSGVLNSVHSFASDPARGLFILCLLGIYVAGAFALFAWRAPAMAPAGVFAPISREGGIVLNNLLLCSITAVVFVGTLYPLFLDLLTGQMISVGPPFFNAATAPLALPLVMAMAVGPMLAWKRASLWPVLQRLWWAACVALLAFILTLALAGWHVLSALGFACAFWLLAGAVADIADRAGVGRTSLGNAWNRARNLPRAAWGAAIAHAGVGVTILGISGMGLSTEKLVAVPPGGSTTFAGYEWRLEGVRDFVGPNFTARKATITVLRDGRVVHVMEPSKRYFPTGRMTTTEAAIRTSPAGDLYAVLGEERANEAGVNEAVLRLHNNPLAPWIWIGAGIMALGAAFSLSDRRIRIAAPARRRKEEAEAPA from the coding sequence ATGATCCCCGAACTCGGCCATTTCGCGCTGATCCTGGCGGCGATGCTCGCCATCGCGCAGTCCATCCTGCCGCTCTGGGGCGCGCAACGCGGCGATGTGCGGCTGATGGGCTCGGCGGCGCCGCTCGCGGTGGCGGGGCTCATCGCCATCACCATCAGCTTCGCGGCGCTGATCTGGGCCTATGTGACCAACGACATGACGGTGGTGAACGTCGTCGCCAACAGCCACTCGGCCAAGCCGATGCTGTTCAAGGTCACCGGCGTCTGGGGCAATCACGAGGGCTCGCTGATTCTCTGGGTCATGGTGCTGGCCGGCTGCAGCGCCGCGGTCGCGGCCTTCGGGGGCGCCTTGCCCTCGGCCCTGCAGGCCCGCGTGCAGGCTGTGATGGGCATGATCCTGCTCGGCTTCCTCGCCTTCATCATCTTCACCTCCAACCCCTTCGAGCGCATCTGGCCGCCACCGCCCGATGGCCAGGGGCTGAACCCGCTGCTGCAGGATATCGGCCTCGCGATCCATCCGCCGCTGCTCTACATCGGCTATGTCGGCTACGCCGTGACCTTCGCCTTTGCCGTGGCCGCGCTGATCGAGGGCCGCGTGGACGCCGCCTGGGGGCGCTGGGTGCGGCCTTGGTCACTCGCCGCCTGGTCCTTCCTGACCATGGGCATCTCGATCGGCTCCTGGTGGGCCTATTACGAGCTGGGCTGGGGCGGCTACTGGTTCTGGGACCCGGTGGAGAACGCCTCGCTGCTGCCCTGGCTCGCCGGCACGGCGCTGCTGCATTCGGCCATCGTGGTCGAGAAGCGCGAGGCGCTGAAGATCTGGACGGTGCTGCTGGCGCTGCTGGCCTTCGCGCTCTCGCTGCTCGGCACCTTCCTGGTGCGTTCGGGCGTGCTGAACTCGGTCCATTCCTTCGCTTCCGACCCGGCGCGCGGGCTCTTCATCCTCTGCCTGCTCGGCATCTATGTCGCGGGCGCCTTCGCGCTCTTCGCCTGGCGCGCGCCGGCCATGGCGCCAGCCGGCGTCTTCGCGCCGATCTCGCGCGAGGGCGGCATCGTGCTGAACAACCTGCTGCTGTGCTCGATCACAGCGGTGGTCTTCGTCGGAACGCTCTATCCGCTCTTCCTCGACCTGCTGACGGGGCAGATGATCTCGGTCGGCCCGCCCTTCTTCAACGCGGCGACGGCGCCCCTGGCACTCCCGCTGGTGATGGCCATGGCCGTCGGGCCCATGCTGGCCTGGAAGCGCGCGAGCCTCTGGCCCGTGCTGCAACGCCTCTGGTGGGCCGCCTGCGTGGCGCTGCTGGCCTTCATCCTGACGCTGGCGCTGGCCGGCTGGCATGTGCTGAGCGCGCTTGGCTTCGCCTGCGCCTTCTGGCTGCTGGCGGGCGCCGTGGCCGACATCGCGGACCGTGCCGGCGTGGGGCGCACGAGCCTCGGCAATGCCTGGAACCGCGCGCGCAACCTGCCGCGCGCCGCCTGGGGCGCCGCCATCGCCCATGCGGGCGTGGGTGTCACCATCCTCGGCATCTCGGGCATGGGGCTCTCCACCGAGAAGCTGGTCGCGGTGCCGCCCGGCGGCTCCACGACATTTGCCGGCTATGAATGGCGGTTGGAGGGCGTGCGCGATTTCGTCGGCCCCAACTTCACCGCCCGCAAGGCCACCATCACCGTGCTGCGCGACGGCCGCGTGGTGCATGTGATGGAGCCGAGCAAGCGCTACTTCCCGACCGGCCGGATGACGACGACCGAGGCCGCGATCCGCACCTCGCCGGCCGGCGACCTCTACGCCGTTCTTGGCGAGGAGCGGGCCAATGAGGCGGGCGTGAACGAGGCGGTGCTGCGGCTGCACAACAACCCGCTCGCGCCCTGGATCTGGATCGGCGCGGGCATCATGGCCCTCGGCGCCGCCTTCTCGCTGAGCGACCGGCGCATCCGCATCGCCGCCCCCGCAAGGCGGCGGAAGGAGGAGGCGGAGGCGCCGGCATGA
- a CDS encoding DsbE family thiol:disulfide interchange protein translates to MSDVVKPAPKSSRRKLLLFAPLGVAAAAGLGFWAMLRGLQDGSFNPRGVPSALLGKPPPEFSLPALDSSGLPALASGDFRGLPGPVVVNFWASWCAPCIIEHPHLMALQRQGVPVWGVNYKDRPREAQAFLTRHGNPFARLGVDEPGRVSIDWGVYGVPETYILDRGGIIRWRFAGPLTPELMAQDVLPLLRRLAG, encoded by the coding sequence ATGAGCGATGTGGTGAAACCGGCGCCCAAATCCTCGCGCCGCAAGCTGCTGCTCTTCGCCCCGCTCGGCGTCGCGGCCGCGGCGGGCCTGGGCTTCTGGGCCATGCTGCGCGGCCTGCAGGATGGCAGCTTCAATCCGCGCGGCGTGCCCTCGGCCCTGCTGGGCAAGCCGCCGCCGGAATTCAGCCTGCCCGCGCTCGACAGTTCCGGCCTGCCGGCCCTGGCATCGGGCGATTTCCGGGGACTGCCCGGCCCGGTCGTGGTGAATTTCTGGGCCAGCTGGTGCGCGCCCTGCATCATCGAGCACCCGCATCTCATGGCCTTGCAGCGCCAGGGCGTGCCGGTCTGGGGCGTGAACTACAAGGACCGCCCGCGCGAGGCGCAGGCCTTCCTGACGCGCCACGGCAACCCATTCGCCCGCCTCGGCGTGGACGAGCCGGGCCGGGTCTCGATTGACTGGGGCGTCTATGGCGTGCCCGAGACCTACATCCTGGATCGCGGCGGCATCATCCGCTGGCGCTTCGCAGGGCCCCTGACGCCCGAACTCATGGCGCAGGACGTACTGCCTCTCCTCCGGCGGCTTGCCGGATGA
- a CDS encoding cytochrome c-type biogenesis protein: protein MLLAFALLSAAPAFAQIGDTTYRLRDPAQEQRAREIGKELRCLVCQNQSIEDSDASLARDLRRIVREQVEQGATDEQVMRFVHERYGDFVLLRPPFRWSTLLLWATPALALLGGLFAIWRARRHANPTGIGPTELTEAERQRLAALQGEPKA, encoded by the coding sequence TTGCTGCTGGCGTTCGCGCTGCTGTCGGCCGCCCCCGCCTTCGCCCAGATCGGTGACACCACCTACCGCCTGCGCGACCCCGCGCAGGAGCAGCGCGCGCGCGAGATCGGCAAGGAGCTGCGCTGCCTCGTCTGCCAGAACCAGTCCATCGAGGACAGCGACGCCTCCCTCGCGCGGGACCTCCGCCGCATCGTGCGCGAGCAGGTGGAGCAGGGCGCGACCGACGAGCAGGTGATGCGCTTCGTGCACGAGCGCTACGGCGATTTCGTGCTGCTGCGCCCCCCCTTCCGCTGGAGCACGCTGCTGCTCTGGGCCACCCCGGCCCTTGCCCTGCTGGGCGGGCTCTTCGCCATTTGGCGCGCGCGCCGGCATGCGAACCCGACCGGCATCGGGCCGACCGAATTGACCGAGGCCGAGCGCCAGCGACTCGCCGCATTGCAAGGTGAACCGAAGGCGTGA